CGGCGTGGATGCCATCCAGCGCCACGCCCCGGTCTTGACACCGGCACGATTCATCCGCGCTATCGAGCGATGTCGCAACGGCGACACTTTTACCTATGACATGCAGATGCTCGACGACGAGGGCCGGGTCATCGAATCGTGGATCGGCCTGCGACTCGTCGTCGTCGAAGCAATTCGCCGTACCGCCGGCTGGAATCCTTCGCTGCTCGGCAACTATGTCGAGCGCCGATCGGCCGAAATGCTCGGGGGTGTCCTTATCTCGGTCATCATCGAGCATTCGCCCTGTTCAGAGCGGACCACTCGAAGTGATCACGCCATTGGCCTTGCCGCACTTTCGACTGAGCCGATACGTCGCCGCCCCGACGGCAAACCCGAGTCCGTCAACGGACGACACGTCTCCGCATCGCATGCCGGACCCGTGACGCTTGCCGTCGCCGCCGACGCGCCGGTCGGATGCGATATCGAACCGATCCAGCAGCGAAATGCAGCAGATTGGAAAGACCTGCTGGGCGTCGATGGATTGGCACTCGCTCGTGTCGTCGCCGGCGAGAGCGGAGAAGACGTGAATTCCTCAGCATCGAGAATCTGGGCCGCCCACGAATCCGCAATAAAGGCCGGCCTGCCCGCGGGTTCACAATTTGTGCTGGAAGCCCGAGCGCCTGACGGCTGGATCGTACTTCGCTGCGGCGATTCACTCGCGGCCACCTTCGTCGCTTCGCTGCGCGACGACGCGCGCCCGATGGCCCTCGCAATCCTGTCGACGGCATCACCCAGCGCCGCTGCATGTCCGACTCACGCACGAGCCGGAGATGTTCCGTGAGAGCCTACGAATACACCCACACTGTCGGATTCGCCGAAACCAACTTCATTGGGAACGTCTATTTTGTGAACCACCTTTCATGGCAGGGCCGCTGCCGTGAAATGTTTCTCCGAGACCACGCCCCCGCCATCCTCGATGAACTGCAACGCAACCTGCGCATGGTTACGATTCGGTGCTCATGCGAATATTTTCACGAGTTGGCGCCATTTGACGTGGTCATCGTCCGGATGCGACTTGGCGAGATCGTGCAGAACCGCGTCACAATGCTCTTTGAATACTGGCGACGCGACCATGCGGGCGGTGAAACGCTTGTTGCTCGCGGCGACCAGCAAATCGGCTGCATGCTCCTTGAAGCAGGCCGCCTCGTTCCCACAGCAGTTCCGACGGTCCTGAGAGACGCCCTGAAGCCTTTCGCTTCGCAGTAGCCGCAGCCCGAGAATCGACTTGGCGGCGTCGCGCAACCACTCTATCCACGATTACTACCGAGGAGGAGCGCCCAATAACCAGCGCCCATTCGCGGTCCGGGATGGAATCCCATCCAATTTGATTGACCAGCACTCTTGAATGAAGTAAATTGTTTTACTAAGCCTGCTTCGGAGGTTCCGCAGCAGTCGAAACCATTCTCACAGACGCCGCTCGAACGGCCGGGAAAGACCACCGCTGCATGAGCACTATCCCCAATTCCGACCTGCTTGGCTCCGAAATTCCAGAATTCAGCGGCTGGCGATCCATTGGTCCCGTTACCGGCTACTCTCAGAAATCCAATTCGTTCACGATCGACTGCGGCGAGGCCAAGCTTCGAATCAGCTTTGAACGTCAAGGGATTGTTCGGCTCAGGCTTGCCCAGACGGGCATCTTCGGTCGCGACCATTCCTGGGCGGTGATCGCCGACGACACACCCGCCCCCGCATGGAAGATCGATGATGAGACAAATCAAATCACGCTGATTACGAGCACGCTGCGAGTGGTCATCCAGAAAAATCCCTGCCGCGTCGCCTTTCACACACTCGACGGAAAGCTGATCGCGGGGCACGATCCCGGCAAGGGCATCGCATGGGACGGAGATGAAGTCCGTTGCTCCATGCGTCTGAATGACGACGATCATTTCTTCGGCCTTGGCGAGCGAGGCAGCCCGCTGGACAAGCGCGGACAAGTGCTCGTCGACTGGAACCACGACGCAGCCGAACACGATCCGTGGACCGATCCGCTCTATCAATCCCATCCGTTCGTCATCGTGCTGAACGCCGGGCGCGCGCATGGCATTTTTTTTGACAATACGTTCCGAGCGACCTTTGACCTCGGCAAGACGTCCACTTCCCGGTATTCATTCGGAGCCGACGGCGGTGAGTTGAACTATTACTTCATTCCCGGCCCCACCGTGAAGGACGTCGTTCGGCGATACGGCGCGCTCGTCGGCACCCAGTCGCTCCCACCCCTTTGGGCGCTCGGCTATCAGCAGTGCCGCTGGAGCTACGAATCCGCCAGGCGCGTTCGCGGAATGGCAAAGCGACTGCGAAAGCACCGCGTTCCATGCGACACAATTTATCTCGACATTGACTACATGGATGGCTTCCGTTGCTTCACATGGAACCGCGAAACATTCCCGAATCCATCGAAGCTGCTCCGAGAACTGGCGGACGACGGATTCAAGACCGTCGTCATCATCGATCCGGGGATCAAGAAGGAACAGGGCTACGGCATCTACGATTCCGGCATCGCCGGACACCATTTCTGTAACGACGGCACCGGCCGGCCCTATGTCGGCAAAGTCTGGCCCGGGGAGAGCGTCTATCCCGACTTCACTCGCGCGGCCACCCGAAAATGGTGGGGTGATCTCTATCGGGGTCTGATCAGCGACGGCGTCACAGGGTTCTGGAACGATATGAATGAGCCGGCGGATTTCACATTCTCACACGGCACCGTGCCGCTCACAATGCGCCACGACAATGACGGGTGCCCCACCGACCACCGTGAATGCCACAACATTTACGGAATGCAGATGGCCCGAGCCTCATCCGAAGGATTCGCGCGGCTCAGGGAGAACGAAAGACCCTTTGTCCTGACGCGGGCCGGCTATTCTGGTGTGCAGCGATACGCCGCAGTTTGGACCGGCGACAATCTCTCGAGCTGGGAACATCTGCGCATGAGCATTCCCATGTTGTTGAACATGGGATTATCCGGAATCGTCTTTGCGGGCGCGGATATCGGCGGATTTCGCGGTTACCCATCCCCGGAGCTTTACGCACGATGGCTGCAACTGGGCATCTTCTATCCTCTGTGCCGTACGCACACCTGCGGTGGCCTTACAAAAGACGCCCCGGAGCAGGATCCCACCGCTTTCGGCAAAAAATGGCTCAAAGTCAATCGCTCAGCCATTGAGTTGCGCTATCGACTCCTGCCTTATCTTTACACCCAAGCGAACGAAGCAGAACGCTCCGGGCTACCGGTCATGCGAGCACTTGCACTCGAGTTTCCGGAGATGGAGAAAGTGCATCGTGTAGAGCATGAATTCATGTGGGGCGACCAGATGCTTGTCGCGCCGGTCGTCGAAGAAGGCACGAAGTCGCGCAAACTGCGATTGCCTCCAGGTGAATGGTACGACTTCGAATCCGGAAAACACTTCGAAGGCGGCGCGGAAATTGCAACCCGCGTCCGGATGGACACGATACCGATGTTCGCCCGTTCCGGGGCCATCGTTGCGATGCGTGATGCCGTGCAGTACACCGGAGAAAAGTCACTCAACGAACTGATCCTCGCCATCTTTCCCGGCAACGGTCGCGGATTGTTCTATAACGACGACGGAATTTCGTACAACTATCGCGGCGGCGAATTCGTCCGGGAAACCTACACGATTGCGGCGACTGCGGCAGGCGAGGATTCCACGATCGGCGCGGCACGTAACAGCGACGCCGTGTTCGCGTTCGAGTCGCGCGAAGGCAACGCGTCTTTTCTGCCGGCAACATACCTGCTGGCGTTTTGTGGCCGGCGACGAATTCCCGCCAATGTCGAGACCAGCGAAGGCCCGCTCAAGCATCTGAAAAAGGCCGGTCAGGCCGGGACGGGTGAGTTTGGCTGGTGGCATGATGATGCAACGCGCACCGTGTACGTCCGAATTGCCCGACCCAGCGCCGGCGTGACCGTGACGGTGCGGCAGTAACCTCGCACCTATCGCTTCCCGGCGTGATTTCAAGGTGCCCGGGCGCTGACCGCCGGAATTCATGGGTGCCCCGACCTGCCATTGCGGCGACGCGCCCTCGCGCGTCACAATGGCGTCGGAAGTGACAAATTGTGACGCTGCCGATTGCATCTCACTTCAGATTCGTGCATCGGCACCTCACATTATACGAGCGGCTCTCCGCACGGCGTCCTGTTCGACCGACGGCGGTCACGCAGCGCGGCTCGGTTGAGCGGCTCAATCAGGCAAGGAGACCGCGCCATGTCAGCCGAAGAGTTCATGAAGCAGCAATACCTTACACTACGCGACGAGATTCGTTCGTCCAAGGCCCGCGTCTTTTTTATTCTGGTGATCGGAACACTCTTCGTGCCTTTCGTCGCATTTGCCGCCAAAGCCTATGCAAGCACCTTTGCCAGTGCGAGCCTGCCATTCATCATGCTCGTGCTGATGATTGCGTTCATCATGGAGCAGAACAGCATCGTCCGTGCCGGTAAATATCTGAAAGACCATGTCGAGCCGACATTGCAAGGCCACCCCACCTGGGAGACGTGGCTTGAAGCCAACGCAAAGATGCGAGAAGTGGACAAGAGCTTCTTCGCGAGCTTTCTGATTGTCTTCCTCGTCTTCTACGCCGCATCCGCAGGACTGGCGTTCGAGGCGCTGCTCGAGCAGTTGAGAGACGGCGATGGCTTTCCCAATCAGCAGTGGTTCGCGCTTGGCGGATATCTCGTCGGCGGATTCTGGTTCCTCGTTGTCTGGCTCAGTCATTGGCGGATGTGCACGACGACGAACTGAGCCGGCGGTGCAACTTGTCGCCGAGTGCGTGGAAATCGGCGTGGACCGACAGCAGCGCTTCGGCCGTTCGATCGTCGACCATCAGCAGACCGCCCGGACGGACGGCTTCCGCGACACGGCGCATCCCATCCGCCTGACAAGCCGGGTCGAGCCGGCAAACCACGTTGAACGCAACGACTACGTCCGCCATCCCGGGAATCGGGGTCGTCGAGATGTCCACACAATGCGTGACTGATTCGGGCAGGTCGCGCGCAACGGCCGCCAGGACACGCCGCGATCGGTCGATCACCACCAACCGATGCGGCATGGCGATCGTCCGTGAGAGTTCGACTGGTTCAAGGGATTCGAGCGGGGCAAACGGAAACCGCCGAAACAGTTGATCGGCGTATCGAGCCAGGTCACCGATGATCTTTCGCGATCTGGACAGCGCGCGGGAAGAGTCGTTGAGTAG
This window of the Phycisphaerae bacterium genome carries:
- a CDS encoding glycoside hydrolase family 31 protein encodes the protein MSTIPNSDLLGSEIPEFSGWRSIGPVTGYSQKSNSFTIDCGEAKLRISFERQGIVRLRLAQTGIFGRDHSWAVIADDTPAPAWKIDDETNQITLITSTLRVVIQKNPCRVAFHTLDGKLIAGHDPGKGIAWDGDEVRCSMRLNDDDHFFGLGERGSPLDKRGQVLVDWNHDAAEHDPWTDPLYQSHPFVIVLNAGRAHGIFFDNTFRATFDLGKTSTSRYSFGADGGELNYYFIPGPTVKDVVRRYGALVGTQSLPPLWALGYQQCRWSYESARRVRGMAKRLRKHRVPCDTIYLDIDYMDGFRCFTWNRETFPNPSKLLRELADDGFKTVVIIDPGIKKEQGYGIYDSGIAGHHFCNDGTGRPYVGKVWPGESVYPDFTRAATRKWWGDLYRGLISDGVTGFWNDMNEPADFTFSHGTVPLTMRHDNDGCPTDHRECHNIYGMQMARASSEGFARLRENERPFVLTRAGYSGVQRYAAVWTGDNLSSWEHLRMSIPMLLNMGLSGIVFAGADIGGFRGYPSPELYARWLQLGIFYPLCRTHTCGGLTKDAPEQDPTAFGKKWLKVNRSAIELRYRLLPYLYTQANEAERSGLPVMRALALEFPEMEKVHRVEHEFMWGDQMLVAPVVEEGTKSRKLRLPPGEWYDFESGKHFEGGAEIATRVRMDTIPMFARSGAIVAMRDAVQYTGEKSLNELILAIFPGNGRGLFYNDDGISYNYRGGEFVRETYTIAATAAGEDSTIGAARNSDAVFAFESREGNASFLPATYLLAFCGRRRIPANVETSEGPLKHLKKAGQAGTGEFGWWHDDATRTVYVRIARPSAGVTVTVRQ
- a CDS encoding acyl-CoA thioesterase — its product is MSDSRTSRRCSVRAYEYTHTVGFAETNFIGNVYFVNHLSWQGRCREMFLRDHAPAILDELQRNLRMVTIRCSCEYFHELAPFDVVIVRMRLGEIVQNRVTMLFEYWRRDHAGGETLVARGDQQIGCMLLEAGRLVPTAVPTVLRDALKPFASQ